In Mastigocladopsis repens PCC 10914, a single window of DNA contains:
- a CDS encoding pseudouridine synthase: MEARLQKILSQWGIASRREAEEMIKASRVRINGELAQLGQKADPQRDTITVDGKPMSAVQRPALMYLLLHKPAGVVTTCEDPQGRPTVLDLLPKQISSAQGIHPVGRLDVDSTGALILTNDGNLTFGLTHPSHNIPKTYRVLVKGHPPQEVLQMWRQGVVLEGRKTRPAQVRVIEKFAYSSCLEILLKEGRNRQIRRVAQQLGYPVIELHRTAIGSIQLQTPGKGYLAEGEYRHLEEFEIRFLKKAIQHTEV, translated from the coding sequence ATGGAGGCGCGGTTACAAAAAATTCTTTCTCAATGGGGTATTGCATCACGTCGTGAAGCCGAAGAAATGATCAAAGCCTCACGCGTGCGGATCAATGGCGAATTGGCACAGTTGGGTCAAAAAGCTGATCCCCAAAGAGATACTATCACGGTCGATGGAAAGCCCATGTCTGCCGTGCAACGACCAGCATTAATGTACCTGTTACTGCACAAACCCGCTGGAGTAGTGACCACTTGCGAAGACCCGCAAGGAAGACCTACTGTCTTAGACTTACTACCTAAACAAATAAGTTCCGCTCAAGGAATTCACCCAGTTGGTCGCTTGGATGTAGACTCTACAGGAGCTTTAATACTTACAAACGATGGAAACCTAACATTTGGGCTAACCCATCCCAGTCACAATATTCCTAAAACGTATCGTGTTTTAGTCAAAGGACATCCTCCACAAGAAGTGCTACAGATGTGGCGTCAGGGTGTGGTATTGGAGGGGAGAAAAACACGACCAGCACAAGTGCGAGTTATAGAAAAGTTTGCCTATTCAAGCTGTTTAGAAATTCTTTTGAAGGAGGGAAGAAACCGTCAAATTCGCCGTGTCGCGCAACAATTGGGATATCCGGTTATCGAACTGCATCGCACTGCTATAGGTTCGATTCAACTACAAACACCTGGAAAAGGCTATTTAGCTGAGGGTGAGTATCGTCACCTAGAAGAGTTTGAAATTCGCTTTTTAAAAAAAGCAATTCAGCACACAGAAGTTTGA
- a CDS encoding phosphatidate cytidylyltransferase, producing MPWSRIVSGIVAIALALTATLSGGWYFTILFAVLIFLGQLEYFDLVRAKGMAPAAKTTIFVSQVLLIICTLDGSLADAVMPVAGTFICFYLLFQPKMATIADIAASILGLFYTGYLPSYWVRLRSLDGIAISNLPTTDYLSTIWTNVVERNFGSLPQGLTATVLTFLCIWAADIGAYIIGKFFGKTPLSEISPKKTVEGAAFGVCASVFVAVVAASSLNWPRFAFTGVALGLLIGIAGLLGDLTESMLKRDAGVKDSGQLIPGHGGILDRTDSYIFTAPLVYYFVTLLLPLLAN from the coding sequence ATGCCTTGGTCTCGGATTGTTAGTGGAATTGTTGCAATAGCTCTTGCTTTGACTGCGACCCTTTCGGGTGGGTGGTACTTTACTATTTTATTTGCAGTTCTCATCTTTTTAGGGCAGCTAGAATATTTTGATTTGGTGCGAGCAAAAGGCATGGCTCCTGCTGCTAAAACCACCATATTCGTGAGCCAAGTCTTGCTGATCATTTGCACTTTGGATGGGAGTTTAGCCGATGCTGTGATGCCAGTGGCTGGCACTTTTATTTGCTTTTACCTGCTGTTTCAGCCCAAAATGGCAACAATCGCGGATATTGCCGCTTCCATTTTGGGGCTATTCTACACTGGGTATCTGCCAAGTTACTGGGTGCGGTTGCGATCGCTCGATGGTATTGCTATCAGCAATCTCCCCACAACTGATTACCTGTCCACAATTTGGACAAATGTTGTGGAAAGAAACTTTGGCTCTTTACCTCAAGGTCTGACAGCAACAGTACTCACCTTCCTTTGTATTTGGGCAGCGGACATTGGTGCTTACATTATTGGTAAATTCTTTGGTAAAACCCCTCTGTCGGAGATTAGTCCTAAAAAAACAGTCGAAGGAGCTGCTTTTGGGGTTTGCGCTAGCGTTTTCGTAGCTGTAGTTGCAGCCTCTTCCCTCAATTGGCCTAGATTCGCCTTTACTGGTGTAGCACTAGGTTTGCTCATTGGCATTGCGGGTCTTTTAGGCGACCTGACCGAATCTATGCTTAAGCGCGATGCTGGGGTAAAGGATTCAGGGCAGTTAATCCCCGGTCATGGAGGGATCTTGGATCGTACGGATAGCTATATTTTTACGGCTCCTTTAGTTTACTATTTTGTCACGCTTCTGTTGCCGTTGCTGGCAAATTAG
- a CDS encoding helix-turn-helix domain-containing protein, which produces MNWRRRKDKTESIPSIEQQRAQILADMGAQLWTIRLERGLSLEEMVVLTRIPRRLLQAIEEANLAELPEPVYTQGLIRQFADALGVNGAEFSSTFPIGTNRVSLKPGWKMTVMGQLRPVHLYVLYIFLIFCSVSGLSGLLNAATLQASRRQNNQKIETQSAAQPQLIQSQKAQFQVFSKSPNSINEIQQVQIGVTLKEKSWIRVVADGKIQYEGELPQGTQRTWMASEQLTVKAGNAGGVMVSVNKQQAQQLGEPGKVKEMTIAANTRF; this is translated from the coding sequence ATGAACTGGCGAAGAAGGAAAGACAAAACAGAGTCAATACCTTCAATAGAGCAACAAAGAGCCCAAATTCTAGCCGATATGGGTGCTCAACTTTGGACGATACGCTTAGAACGGGGTCTGTCCCTAGAGGAAATGGTCGTGTTAACCCGAATTCCCCGACGACTATTGCAGGCGATAGAAGAAGCTAATTTAGCCGAACTGCCAGAGCCAGTTTACACTCAAGGTTTAATACGGCAATTTGCTGATGCATTGGGGGTGAATGGGGCAGAATTTTCTAGCACCTTTCCCATTGGTACGAACCGGGTGAGCCTCAAGCCTGGCTGGAAAATGACAGTGATGGGTCAATTACGCCCCGTTCATCTTTACGTGCTGTACATATTTTTGATTTTCTGCTCTGTCAGTGGCTTATCTGGGTTACTCAACGCAGCGACTCTACAAGCAAGCCGTAGACAAAACAACCAGAAAATAGAAACACAGAGCGCTGCACAACCACAACTCATCCAAAGTCAAAAGGCGCAATTCCAAGTTTTCAGCAAATCACCCAACAGCATCAACGAAATTCAGCAGGTGCAAATTGGTGTGACCTTGAAAGAAAAGTCTTGGATTCGAGTGGTAGCCGATGGCAAAATCCAGTACGAGGGTGAACTCCCACAGGGAACCCAACGTACTTGGATGGCGAGCGAGCAACTGACTGTCAAAGCTGGTAATGCTGGTGGCGTGATGGTGAGCGTCAACAAGCAACAAGCCCAACAACTAGGAGAACCTGGGAAAGTTAAAGAAATGACGATCGCAGCCAATACTAGGTTTTAA
- a CDS encoding LmeA family phospholipid-binding protein — protein MQEFNLHSKKSNKIRIVTNVLTTALKLWLKTQVSQVSQLEVQIKASDRQILSGCIPSVSVFASHAVYQGLHLTQIQLVAENIRINIGSVLKGQPLQLLEIVPVVGVLIQSEDDLNASLSSALLPTALNEVLFKLLPEHCPKSKSINWQKINLDSSKAILSATLVDDSEPTHLDISMIPELVSGHELQLTSIQAKSNTRALLEGGKNELYFNLGSDVDIQELTLVPGKLVCRGRINVNP, from the coding sequence ATGCAAGAGTTTAATTTACACTCGAAAAAATCCAACAAGATACGCATTGTTACAAACGTGCTGACAACAGCACTCAAGCTGTGGTTAAAAACGCAGGTGAGTCAAGTCTCCCAGCTTGAAGTCCAGATCAAAGCAAGCGATCGCCAAATTCTCTCTGGTTGCATCCCGAGTGTATCTGTTTTTGCCTCTCATGCGGTTTATCAGGGTCTCCATCTTACACAGATTCAACTAGTCGCAGAAAATATTCGTATCAACATTGGCTCAGTACTCAAGGGACAGCCACTGCAACTGTTAGAAATAGTACCAGTGGTTGGCGTGTTGATCCAGTCAGAAGATGATCTCAATGCCTCCCTTTCATCTGCCTTATTACCGACTGCTTTAAATGAGGTTCTGTTTAAACTTTTACCAGAACACTGCCCAAAATCCAAGTCAATAAATTGGCAAAAAATTAACCTTGACAGTAGCAAAGCAATACTATCGGCTACCTTGGTAGACGATAGCGAACCCACTCACCTAGACATCAGTATGATCCCCGAGTTAGTCAGCGGTCATGAGTTGCAACTCACATCGATCCAAGCCAAAAGCAACACGCGAGCGCTGCTTGAGGGTGGTAAGAATGAACTTTATTTCAATCTGGGATCGGATGTCGATATCCAAGAGTTAACTCTTGTCCCAGGGAAGTTAGTGTGTCGTGGACGGATTAACGTCAACCCTTAA
- the dps gene encoding DNA starvation/stationary phase protection protein Dps gives MNDSRKPRCTRLDATRNSTSLEVQSQVIDILNQTLATTVDLKTQVKQAHWNVKSMNFRHLYELFHEIAMELEMYIDLLAQRVTTLGGLARGTARAAVKQSVLPEYPFHITEGQEHIASLAERLAIYGSLLWENIDRTAILGDADTAYLYAEISMVIDKRLWFLDEQLMTSCFDENYPVASHN, from the coding sequence ATGAACGATAGTCGCAAGCCTCGTTGTACTCGCTTGGATGCCACTCGCAATAGTACATCTTTGGAAGTTCAATCGCAAGTCATTGACATTCTCAACCAAACACTTGCAACTACCGTTGATCTGAAGACTCAGGTCAAGCAAGCGCATTGGAATGTTAAAAGCATGAACTTTCGTCACTTGTACGAACTGTTTCATGAAATTGCAATGGAACTAGAGATGTACATTGATTTGCTTGCCCAGAGAGTTACAACCCTTGGTGGTTTGGCTAGAGGAACCGCTCGGGCTGCTGTGAAACAATCAGTATTACCTGAATACCCCTTTCATATTACAGAAGGTCAAGAACACATAGCATCCCTCGCAGAGCGTCTAGCCATCTATGGCTCTTTGCTGTGGGAGAATATTGACCGTACTGCCATTCTGGGGGATGCAGATACCGCGTACTTGTACGCAGAAATCTCTATGGTAATCGACAAGCGTCTATGGTTCTTAGACGAACAGCTGATGACCTCTTGCTTTGATGAGAATTATCCGGTAGCTTCTCATAACTAA
- a CDS encoding AraC family transcriptional regulator, with the protein MPQEKALAIDVTGVEARQGVLPRPSLLSSYQAGWENLSLEYHLQPEYESPEHYASHYTLVIRLKSQSGLERWLGDCHKSENCIPGDVAVIPPQVIHKISSPQESEFIALCLDSQFVLNIAGESVDPDVLEIIPHFSKPDPLIYQIGLALKTALQSDMLASRLYAESMATALSAHLLQHYSAPKHTLQEYQGGLPKYKLQRVIEFIIDNLSENLLLGTMAQEVGMSQYHFARLFKQSTGLSPYQYVIHCRIERAKILLLQSQLKISEVASQVGFADQSQFTRHFKRLLGVTPKEIRSKK; encoded by the coding sequence ATGCCACAAGAGAAAGCTTTAGCCATTGATGTGACTGGAGTAGAAGCTCGCCAAGGTGTACTCCCCAGACCATCTCTGCTATCTAGTTACCAAGCTGGATGGGAGAACCTGTCTCTGGAGTACCACCTTCAACCAGAGTACGAAAGCCCTGAACATTACGCATCACATTACACACTTGTGATTCGTCTTAAAAGTCAGTCAGGGCTGGAACGGTGGCTAGGCGATTGCCACAAGAGCGAGAACTGCATCCCAGGCGACGTAGCGGTAATTCCTCCTCAAGTGATTCACAAGATATCTTCTCCTCAAGAATCGGAATTTATCGCTTTGTGCTTGGACTCTCAGTTTGTCTTAAATATTGCTGGTGAGTCAGTTGATCCTGATGTTTTGGAAATTATACCACACTTTTCCAAACCCGATCCGCTCATTTATCAAATTGGGCTTGCCCTGAAGACAGCGCTGCAATCAGATATGTTGGCTAGTCGCCTTTACGCTGAATCAATGGCAACTGCACTGTCAGCGCACCTGTTGCAGCATTACTCGGCACCAAAGCACACGCTTCAAGAATATCAAGGAGGATTACCGAAGTATAAGTTACAACGAGTCATTGAGTTTATTATCGACAATTTATCTGAGAATTTACTGCTTGGGACTATGGCACAGGAAGTAGGCATGAGTCAGTACCACTTCGCCCGCTTGTTCAAGCAGTCTACAGGGCTTTCTCCCTACCAGTATGTGATTCACTGCCGGATTGAGCGTGCGAAAATATTACTCCTACAGAGCCAACTAAAAATTTCTGAAGTTGCTTCGCAGGTGGGTTTTGCTGACCAAAGCCAATTCACACGTCACTTTAAGCGCCTGTTGGGAGTGACGCCCAAAGAAATTCGCTCTAAGAAGTAG